A region of uncultured Desulfobacter sp. DNA encodes the following proteins:
- a CDS encoding ATP-binding cassette domain-containing protein encodes MSETIINVRHLCAGYNNNAIMEDLNFDIQSGEVFVILGGSGCGKSTVLKHMIGLVPPVSGQILIHGQDMVTARGAERNRLLATIGVAFQNGALFGSMTVLENVMLPLVEFTDLPRDAIEAIARVKLDLVDMGHALYLLPDELSGGMKKRAAIARAMALDPAILFLDEPSAGLDPLTSAELDRLILELAGSLKITFVIVTHELESILTISDRVIMLGKKEKGIIAQGDPKQLKADPSNPYVYNFFNRNP; translated from the coding sequence ATGAGCGAAACGATTATCAATGTCCGGCACCTTTGTGCCGGGTACAACAACAACGCCATTATGGAAGATCTCAATTTTGATATCCAAAGTGGCGAGGTGTTTGTCATTCTCGGCGGTTCCGGCTGCGGCAAAAGCACGGTGCTCAAACACATGATCGGTCTGGTGCCGCCGGTCTCCGGCCAGATACTTATCCATGGCCAAGATATGGTAACGGCCCGGGGTGCTGAGCGTAACCGTCTGCTTGCCACCATTGGCGTGGCATTCCAGAACGGGGCGCTGTTCGGCTCCATGACCGTGCTGGAAAATGTCATGCTGCCCCTGGTGGAGTTTACCGATCTTCCCCGGGACGCCATAGAAGCCATTGCCCGGGTTAAACTGGATCTGGTTGACATGGGCCATGCCCTTTACCTTCTGCCCGACGAGTTGAGCGGGGGCATGAAAAAAAGAGCGGCCATTGCCCGGGCCATGGCCCTTGATCCGGCCATTCTATTTCTGGACGAGCCATCTGCGGGACTGGATCCCCTGACCTCGGCCGAACTGGACCGCCTGATCCTGGAACTGGCAGGATCCCTGAAAATCACCTTTGTCATCGTCACCCATGAGCTTGAAAGCATTCTGACCATTTCCGACAGGGTCATCATGCTGGGCAAAAAGGAAAAAGGCATCATTGCCCAGGGCGATCCCAAACAGCTCAAAGCGGATCCGTCAAACCCATATGTATATAATTTTTTTAACCGGAACCCATAA
- a CDS encoding MlaD family protein, producing MTQKTNYFKLGLFVILSFALTAAMLIALGAGQFLKTETLAETYFNESVQGLAIGSEVKYKGVKIGSVKSITTPTKVYDVASNYVLVTFALSEDCYVGQTGKNPKERMKKAVNDGLSIFLSFNGLTGSAYLETDYKPKGADNLEITWTPENLYVPSHPSNIKQVSDALSQMLDSLGGLNIKEMKEDLSALLKGLNLTKVSAQAESLLKELRQTNSELGKILSSGHIKQILSDAGSSAADLKKIVHEAKVPIQQTLADINTASGSFKRMATGLEQGYQGKLSEMSDQMDTVLGSLEKTSQLLGNMIWTNADVIEKIIANLENTTENLNQFTRELREYPGRILMEAPPERKRSTLSGKEN from the coding sequence ATGACCCAGAAAACCAATTATTTTAAACTCGGTCTTTTTGTCATCCTGTCCTTTGCACTGACTGCGGCCATGCTCATTGCCCTTGGTGCAGGACAATTTTTAAAGACGGAAACCCTTGCCGAAACCTATTTTAACGAATCTGTCCAAGGCCTGGCCATCGGCTCGGAAGTTAAATACAAAGGGGTGAAAATCGGCTCTGTTAAATCAATCACCACCCCCACAAAGGTCTATGACGTGGCCTCAAATTATGTATTGGTCACGTTTGCCCTGTCCGAAGACTGCTACGTGGGTCAGACCGGAAAAAATCCCAAGGAACGTATGAAAAAGGCGGTGAACGACGGCCTTTCCATATTTTTATCCTTTAACGGCCTGACCGGGTCCGCATATCTGGAGACCGATTATAAACCCAAAGGGGCAGATAACCTTGAAATCACCTGGACACCGGAAAACCTTTATGTGCCGTCCCATCCCAGCAATATCAAACAGGTATCGGACGCTTTGAGCCAGATGCTGGACTCCCTGGGGGGGCTGAACATCAAAGAGATGAAAGAGGATCTTTCGGCTCTTCTGAAAGGACTGAATCTGACAAAAGTATCTGCCCAGGCTGAAAGCCTGCTCAAGGAACTTCGCCAGACCAACAGTGAACTGGGCAAAATTCTGTCATCGGGCCATATCAAACAGATTTTAAGCGATGCCGGTTCATCGGCGGCTGACTTAAAAAAAATTGTTCATGAAGCAAAAGTCCCTATCCAGCAGACTCTGGCGGATATCAATACGGCATCGGGCAGTTTCAAGCGTATGGCCACAGGACTGGAGCAGGGTTACCAGGGGAAACTGTCTGAGATGTCCGATCAGATGGATACGGTTCTGGGAAGCCTTGAAAAAACATCCCAGCTATTGGGAAATATGATCTGGACAAACGCGGATGTCATTGAAAAAATTATTGCCAACCTGGAGAATACCACTGAAAACCTCAATCAGTTTACCCGGGAACTGCGTGAATATCCGGGCAGGATTCTCATGGAAGCACCGCCTGAAAGAAAGAGGTCAACATTATCAGGAAAGGAGAATTAA
- the hisA gene encoding phosphoribosylformimino-5-aminoimidazole carboxamide ribotide isomerase, producing the protein MKFRPCIDLRNGKVVQIVGGTLSDKTLDSLVTNFESTRTPGQFAQMYQADQLFGGHVIALGPGNTQAALEALQAFPGGLQMGGGINPENASDFLDAGASHVIVTSYVFSQGRMDMDKLNALVNAVGKNRLVLDLSCRKRDGQFWIVTDRWQNFTEVAVTPATLEHLSAFCDEFLIHGVDVEGKMQGIQEELVVLLGQHSPIPATYAGGAGRFSDLDRVKSLGNGRVDLTIGSALDIFGGTIPYQQVVAWHKAQV; encoded by the coding sequence ATGAAATTTCGCCCCTGCATTGATCTTCGAAACGGCAAAGTGGTCCAGATTGTAGGCGGGACCCTGTCCGACAAAACCTTAGACAGCCTTGTCACCAACTTTGAAAGCACCCGGACCCCGGGACAGTTTGCACAGATGTACCAGGCAGACCAGCTTTTCGGCGGCCATGTTATTGCCCTGGGGCCTGGAAACACCCAGGCGGCCCTTGAAGCGCTGCAAGCCTTTCCGGGCGGCCTTCAGATGGGCGGCGGCATTAATCCTGAAAATGCATCTGACTTTCTGGATGCAGGAGCCTCCCATGTCATAGTTACCTCCTATGTCTTCTCCCAAGGCCGCATGGACATGGACAAGCTCAATGCACTGGTGAATGCCGTGGGCAAAAACAGGCTGGTGCTGGATTTAAGCTGCCGGAAAAGGGACGGGCAGTTCTGGATTGTAACGGACCGCTGGCAAAATTTCACCGAAGTGGCCGTAACCCCGGCCACCCTGGAACATTTATCCGCATTCTGTGACGAATTTTTAATCCACGGTGTGGATGTGGAAGGCAAAATGCAAGGGATCCAGGAAGAGCTGGTGGTGCTGTTGGGCCAGCACAGCCCCATCCCCGCCACCTATGCCGGCGGCGCAGGCCGGTTTTCAGACCTGGACCGGGTAAAATCCCTGGGCAACGGTCGTGTTGATCTGACCATCGGTTCAGCCCTGGACATATTCGGCGGCACCATCCCCTACCAGCAGGTGGTGGCGTGGCACAAAGCTCAAGTCTAA
- the prmA gene encoding 50S ribosomal protein L11 methyltransferase: MKFRKIIARFQADNIELAEEVICHIFFSFNLKGVICEVPIPEPDEGFGTRTLNTPEHNSIIGYLPDTDDSDLMISQIKDRLAGLSDINVQVNVLSERVDEKDWAHAWKEYFNVTRITDKILVKPEWKEYTPAPGEIIIHIDPGMAFGTGTHPTTSMCLELLEEYVQPGKTLLDVGCGSGILMIGAAKLGVSAMTGIDVDPMAVDITRQNLQKNDISLDRVKLGAVTLDKTPATKYDLICANIIAQVIVSIMPDIAARLAQDGTAILSGIIEERVPDIYAALDAENLECVKKHTRQEWVALVVCRKN; this comes from the coding sequence ATGAAATTCAGAAAAATTATTGCCCGGTTCCAGGCGGATAATATTGAACTTGCCGAAGAAGTCATCTGCCATATTTTCTTTTCATTCAACCTGAAAGGCGTCATCTGTGAGGTGCCTATCCCGGAACCGGATGAGGGGTTCGGCACCCGGACCCTGAACACCCCTGAGCACAACAGCATTATCGGCTATCTGCCGGACACGGATGATTCCGATCTCATGATTTCCCAAATCAAAGATCGCCTGGCAGGACTGTCGGATATAAATGTCCAGGTGAATGTGTTGTCGGAACGTGTGGATGAAAAGGACTGGGCCCATGCATGGAAGGAATATTTCAACGTCACCCGGATCACGGACAAGATCCTGGTCAAGCCCGAATGGAAGGAGTATACCCCGGCCCCTGGTGAGATTATCATCCACATTGATCCGGGCATGGCTTTCGGCACGGGCACCCATCCCACCACATCCATGTGTCTGGAACTTTTAGAGGAATATGTGCAGCCGGGCAAAACCCTGCTGGATGTAGGGTGCGGGTCCGGCATACTGATGATCGGGGCGGCCAAGCTTGGAGTCAGCGCCATGACCGGCATTGATGTGGACCCCATGGCCGTGGATATTACCCGGCAGAATCTGCAGAAAAATGACATTTCACTGGACCGTGTCAAGCTCGGTGCTGTAACCCTGGATAAAACACCTGCAACAAAGTACGACCTGATCTGTGCCAACATCATTGCCCAGGTCATCGTATCCATCATGCCGGATATCGCGGCCCGCCTGGCCCAGGACGGAACGGCCATCCTTTCGGGCATCATTGAAGAGCGGGTTCCCGACATTTACGCAGCCCTTGATGCCGAAAACCTTGAATGTGTCAAAAAACACACCCGGCAGGAATGGGTGGCGCTGGTGGTTTGCCGTAAAAACTAA
- a CDS encoding cache domain-containing protein: MTQIEQLKTKNLAKKDKQGMFSGIRLFLGSLQIRYKFLISFALIFFLSMLLCNLFIYVYVRNNIEDRIESELTNTTSMIYNMVNTSVNVSIKNRLRAIAEKNLDIMVELNRKVLAKEITLEDARKRSAEVILSQTIGASGYLYCLDSHGDVIVHPRAELIGTNVAEHAFVRQMMEKKQGYLEYEWKNPGEETPRPKALYMAHFEPWDWIIAASAYRSEFTRLVNVQDFRQSILSLKFGQSGYAFVIDRDGRAIIHPVLQDVNILKSPDLPNQYLKDMMERKKGRSVYYWKNPGEIRARKKLVIFNYIPEYHWIVASSSYLDELYHPLTTIRNVFLGISLLCFSIMLAVTFGISRTITTPLSRLMTRFNTAMTGDYSARMESRFGDEVGQLALYFNRFMDQLETTHRELKDQIRGRRMAEREGIESRERYYLLMEAAPDPIVNYDMKGRVIYINPAFARVFGWSMEECQGRKMDHFVPDACWPETKIMIEQVRTGQGIFNVETRRLTKDGHVVDVSISGASALDARGYLTGSIIILRDITRSKSLEKQVMQAGDRERMNIGQELHDDLCPHLIGISGLTAVIRNDLKSRNDPAADLARKMGELMEDAVEKTRQLARGLCPVHLVSHGFQSALEEIADQFAYYSGIRFECRMDEGVDILEDSCAIHLYRIAREAVNNAVKHSNCNRINITLTRDETDSLIHLTVTDNGCGMNPDPWNRGIGLQIMAYRAKIIDAQFNIETGETGTQIHVILSSSDPDKKQTPADQN, from the coding sequence ATGACGCAAATAGAACAACTGAAAACAAAGAATTTAGCAAAAAAAGACAAACAGGGCATGTTTTCCGGAATACGGCTTTTTCTGGGCTCGCTTCAGATCCGGTATAAATTTCTCATCAGCTTTGCTTTGATCTTTTTTCTGTCCATGCTTTTGTGCAACCTGTTCATCTATGTCTATGTGCGCAACAATATTGAGGACCGCATTGAAAGCGAGCTGACCAATACCACTTCCATGATTTACAATATGGTCAATACCTCTGTGAATGTCTCCATTAAGAACCGTCTGCGGGCCATTGCGGAAAAGAATCTGGACATCATGGTCGAACTGAACCGAAAAGTTCTGGCCAAAGAGATTACCCTGGAGGATGCCCGCAAAAGATCTGCCGAAGTTATTTTAAGCCAGACCATAGGCGCCTCGGGCTATCTGTACTGTCTTGACAGCCACGGGGATGTAATCGTGCATCCAAGAGCCGAACTGATCGGAACCAACGTGGCTGAACACGCCTTTGTCCGGCAGATGATGGAAAAAAAGCAGGGATACCTGGAGTATGAATGGAAAAATCCGGGCGAAGAAACCCCGCGTCCTAAAGCCCTATATATGGCCCACTTTGAACCCTGGGACTGGATCATTGCGGCTTCTGCCTACCGGTCTGAATTCACAAGACTGGTCAATGTCCAGGATTTCCGACAGAGCATTCTCTCCTTGAAATTCGGGCAAAGCGGTTATGCCTTTGTCATTGACAGGGATGGCCGGGCCATCATACATCCGGTCCTGCAGGATGTTAATATTCTTAAAAGCCCGGATTTGCCCAATCAATACCTCAAAGACATGATGGAACGTAAAAAGGGGCGGTCTGTTTATTACTGGAAAAACCCCGGGGAGATCCGGGCCCGCAAAAAACTTGTCATTTTTAATTATATTCCCGAATACCATTGGATTGTGGCGTCATCATCCTATCTGGATGAGCTTTACCATCCTCTGACAACCATCCGCAATGTGTTTTTAGGCATCTCCCTGCTATGTTTCAGCATCATGTTGGCCGTAACCTTCGGCATCAGCCGGACCATTACCACACCCCTGAGCCGGCTCATGACCAGGTTCAACACAGCCATGACAGGGGACTACTCCGCCAGGATGGAGAGCCGCTTCGGGGATGAAGTGGGGCAGCTGGCCCTGTATTTCAACCGGTTCATGGACCAGCTTGAAACCACTCACCGGGAGCTAAAGGATCAGATCCGGGGCCGCCGCATGGCCGAACGGGAGGGAATCGAAAGCCGGGAGCGTTATTATCTGCTCATGGAAGCGGCTCCGGATCCCATTGTCAATTATGACATGAAGGGCCGGGTGATTTATATTAACCCCGCCTTTGCCCGGGTATTCGGCTGGTCCATGGAAGAGTGCCAGGGCCGGAAAATGGATCATTTTGTACCTGATGCCTGCTGGCCTGAAACAAAAATAATGATTGAACAGGTCAGGACCGGCCAGGGGATATTCAATGTTGAAACCCGAAGACTTACAAAGGACGGCCACGTGGTGGATGTCAGCATATCCGGGGCCTCAGCCCTTGATGCCAGAGGATATTTGACCGGAAGTATTATTATTTTAAGGGATATTACCCGGTCAAAAAGCCTTGAAAAACAGGTGATGCAGGCCGGGGATCGGGAACGGATGAACATCGGCCAGGAGCTTCACGACGATCTTTGTCCCCATCTCATCGGCATTTCAGGGCTGACAGCCGTGATCCGGAATGATCTTAAATCCCGGAACGACCCAGCCGCAGACCTTGCCCGGAAAATGGGGGAGCTTATGGAAGATGCCGTGGAAAAGACCCGGCAGCTTGCCCGGGGCCTTTGCCCGGTCCATCTGGTCAGCCATGGATTTCAGTCTGCCCTGGAAGAGATTGCCGATCAGTTTGCCTATTATTCCGGAATCCGGTTTGAGTGCCGTATGGACGAAGGCGTGGATATCCTGGAAGACTCCTGCGCCATTCATCTCTATCGCATTGCAAGGGAAGCCGTGAACAACGCAGTGAAGCACTCAAATTGCAATCGGATAAACATTACTTTAACAAGGGATGAGACCGACAGCCTGATCCACCTGACGGTGACGGACAACGGCTGCGGCATGAATCCGGATCCCTGGAACCGGGGCATTGGCTTGCAGATTATGGCCTACCGCGCTAAGATCATTGATGCGCAGTTCAATATTGAAACAGGAGAAACGGGAACACAGATACATGTCATTCTCAGTTCATCGGACCCAGATAAAAAACAGACACCAGCAGATCAAAACTGA
- a CDS encoding acyl--CoA ligase family protein: protein MQERSVNYEILSPTNFLDRSVKVYPDKTAVIYGDKSYTWTQFQKRVFRLANGLKAHGVGRGDKVAFVCPNTPPMLEAHYAVPLLGAALVSINIRLSAGEMSYIINHSDAKVVVADNEFGKVLSSEVSELTAVKAFVNICDVDDSMPLDGQEYESFLADSPEDPVALAIDDERELLALNYTSGTTGRPKGVMYHHRGAYLNSLGELLEFKINLDSKYLWTLPMFHCNGWCFTWAITAMGATHVCLRKVDPVEIYRIIGEVGVTHLCAAPTILIGMSVYAKENAVNLTTKLEIMTAGAPPAPAVIQNMENIGANITQTYGLTEVFGPHSVCQWQERWDDLDPMARAGIKARQGVPYIVAEHMDVVDSATMEPVPRDGATMGEIVMRGNNVMLGYYKDEESSAEAFRGGWFHSGDLAVMHPDNYVQIMDRKKDIIISGGENISTVEIENVLYSHPDVLEVAVISVPDEKWGEVPKAFIVPRAGTNPDPKEIIAYCKEKMARFKAPKSIEFGPLPKTATGKLQKFKLREKEWAGHDRMVN, encoded by the coding sequence ATGCAGGAAAGAAGTGTTAATTATGAAATTTTAAGTCCCACCAATTTTCTGGATAGAAGCGTAAAAGTCTATCCGGATAAAACCGCAGTTATTTACGGGGACAAATCCTATACCTGGACTCAGTTCCAGAAGAGGGTTTTCCGTCTGGCCAATGGTTTAAAGGCCCATGGCGTCGGCCGGGGTGACAAGGTGGCTTTTGTCTGCCCCAATACTCCGCCCATGCTGGAAGCCCACTATGCCGTGCCTTTGCTGGGAGCTGCCCTGGTTTCCATCAATATCCGGCTGTCTGCCGGTGAAATGTCCTATATTATCAATCATTCCGATGCCAAAGTCGTTGTGGCAGACAATGAATTCGGCAAGGTTCTGTCCTCGGAGGTGTCCGAACTCACCGCGGTAAAAGCTTTTGTCAATATCTGTGATGTTGATGATTCCATGCCCCTGGACGGACAGGAATATGAAAGTTTTCTGGCGGACAGCCCGGAAGATCCCGTGGCCCTTGCCATTGACGATGAACGGGAATTGCTTGCCCTGAATTATACCTCCGGCACCACGGGGCGGCCCAAGGGTGTGATGTACCACCACCGGGGCGCTTATCTCAACTCCCTGGGCGAGTTGCTGGAGTTTAAAATCAATCTGGACAGCAAATATTTATGGACGTTGCCCATGTTTCACTGCAACGGGTGGTGTTTCACCTGGGCCATCACAGCCATGGGTGCCACCCATGTCTGCTTAAGGAAGGTGGACCCTGTTGAAATCTACCGGATTATCGGCGAAGTGGGGGTAACCCATCTGTGTGCCGCGCCCACCATCCTCATCGGCATGTCTGTGTATGCCAAGGAAAACGCTGTTAATCTGACCACGAAGCTGGAGATCATGACCGCCGGCGCGCCGCCGGCACCCGCAGTAATCCAGAACATGGAAAATATCGGGGCCAACATTACCCAGACCTATGGCCTGACCGAAGTGTTCGGCCCTCACTCCGTATGCCAGTGGCAGGAGAGATGGGATGACCTTGACCCCATGGCCAGGGCCGGCATCAAAGCCCGCCAGGGCGTACCCTATATTGTGGCCGAGCACATGGATGTGGTGGACTCCGCCACCATGGAACCGGTGCCCAGGGATGGTGCCACCATGGGGGAAATCGTCATGCGGGGTAACAACGTCATGCTGGGATATTACAAGGATGAGGAGTCTTCGGCTGAGGCTTTCAGGGGCGGGTGGTTCCATTCCGGAGACTTGGCTGTGATGCATCCGGACAACTATGTGCAGATCATGGACCGGAAAAAGGACATCATCATCTCCGGCGGTGAAAATATTTCCACCGTTGAAATCGAGAACGTGTTGTACTCCCATCCGGATGTGCTGGAAGTGGCTGTAATTTCGGTGCCGGACGAAAAATGGGGTGAGGTTCCCAAGGCGTTTATTGTGCCCCGGGCCGGGACCAATCCGGATCCCAAAGAGATTATTGCGTACTGTAAGGAAAAGATGGCCCGGTTCAAGGCGCCTAAGTCCATTGAATTCGGTCCTCTGCCCAAAACCGCCACAGGTAAACTGCAGAAGTTTAAGCTGAGAGAGAAGGAGTGGGCAGGGCACGACCGCATGGTTAATTAG
- a CDS encoding ABC-type transport auxiliary lipoprotein family protein → MNCHEPPRLSPFFGMMIGIVTAAALLTGCGSLKNEYTEKQKFWLCVECNEPAPADQDNRSQGVPLVVNRLDISPEFDGQEFIYRVDENRFTQDYYNTYITPPARMITDVMLESLVSSPQFAPVPKNLAPDNVFQLWGKITALYCDHRNASQTSAVVTIALNLDRLNKDSVTQVVAKTYSAKIPLGGDTGPKAYIEALNRGLAAIVNDLLSDFKQLPSPADKQ, encoded by the coding sequence ATGAACTGCCATGAACCCCCAAGGCTTTCACCCTTTTTCGGGATGATGATCGGCATTGTAACGGCTGCAGCCCTTCTCACCGGCTGCGGCAGCCTAAAAAACGAGTATACGGAAAAACAAAAATTCTGGCTGTGTGTGGAATGCAACGAACCGGCACCCGCAGATCAGGACAATCGCTCACAAGGGGTACCGCTGGTGGTCAACCGCCTGGACATTTCACCGGAATTCGACGGCCAGGAATTTATTTACCGGGTAGATGAAAACCGGTTTACCCAGGATTATTATAATACCTACATCACCCCCCCGGCCCGCATGATCACTGATGTGATGCTTGAATCCCTGGTCAGCTCGCCGCAGTTTGCTCCTGTCCCTAAAAACCTTGCGCCGGATAATGTTTTCCAGCTGTGGGGTAAAATCACAGCCCTTTATTGTGACCACCGCAATGCATCCCAGACATCGGCCGTGGTGACCATTGCCCTGAACCTTGACCGCCTGAACAAAGACAGCGTAACACAGGTTGTGGCAAAGACCTATTCCGCAAAAATCCCCCTGGGCGGCGACACCGGCCCCAAGGCTTATATAGAGGCTCTTAATCGGGGATTAGCCGCCATTGTCAATGATCTTCTATCAGATTTTAAACAATTGCCGTCCCCGGCAGATAAGCAATAA
- a CDS encoding response regulator transcription factor: MVQTCKKSRIVIVDDHPVFCLGMSELINREPDLTVVACPGTAAMARQIIEQDMPDLMIVDISLAESNGIDLVEELRGKYPDLPILVVSMYDDSMYAQRALLAGARGYVMKQKAIAQVVEAVRRVLSGHIYASDKIKEKLLTRMISRKPTAVGFSLDTLTNRELEVFRLMGEGLNSKEIATRLHLSMKTVGTHRENIKEKLQVKHYTELIKAAVHWVYEMKK; encoded by the coding sequence ATGGTTCAAACCTGTAAAAAATCCCGTATAGTCATTGTGGATGACCATCCCGTCTTCTGCCTGGGTATGAGCGAACTGATCAACCGGGAACCGGATCTGACCGTGGTGGCCTGTCCGGGAACCGCTGCCATGGCCCGGCAGATCATTGAACAGGATATGCCGGATCTTATGATTGTTGATATCTCCCTCGCCGAAAGCAACGGTATTGATCTGGTGGAAGAGCTGCGCGGGAAATACCCGGATCTGCCTATCCTGGTTGTCTCCATGTATGATGATTCAATGTATGCGCAAAGGGCGCTGCTGGCCGGTGCCAGAGGATATGTGATGAAACAAAAGGCCATTGCCCAGGTGGTGGAGGCGGTGCGCCGGGTTTTGTCCGGGCACATCTATGCCAGTGATAAGATCAAAGAAAAACTGCTGACCCGGATGATCTCCAGAAAACCAACGGCTGTGGGGTTCAGCCTGGACACCCTGACCAACCGGGAACTTGAAGTGTTTCGGCTCATGGGCGAAGGTCTGAACTCAAAGGAAATCGCCACAAGGCTGCACCTGAGTATGAAAACCGTGGGTACCCACCGGGAAAATATCAAGGAAAAGCTTCAGGTCAAACATTACACAGAACTTATCAAGGCTGCCGTACACTGGGTCTATGAAATGAAAAAATAG
- a CDS encoding MlaE family lipid ABC transporter permease subunit, whose amino-acid sequence MPELNIETGADTTALLFSGRLDAPGVARLWNSAVKAVKRAGQGKIRIDLGSVDYLDMAGATFISHLSRLSGSVPAEQPDVMTGVRKEFAPLLDLAQKSKDQALPPPPKVSYIEKTGQDLAASLEDTKTFITMVGEITAALFSCLKNPGRIRWADTWMVAERSGVNALPIVGLISFIVGLVMAFQAAIPMRMFGMEIYVANLIGIAMVRELGPLMTAIVLAGRSASAFAAEIGTMKINEEIDALTVMGMEPVRFLIVPRVIAATLITPLLTVFSNFVGILGGMVVILSFGYPPITYYNQVVKFVSWEDLAGGLVKCFVFGLLIAATGCIRGYQTLRGPSAVGDATTKAVVSSIILIAVFDGVFSVIYFYLGI is encoded by the coding sequence TTGCCGGAGCTGAACATTGAAACGGGTGCAGATACAACGGCATTGCTTTTTTCGGGGCGGCTGGATGCCCCGGGGGTGGCCCGGTTATGGAATAGCGCAGTTAAAGCGGTAAAAAGAGCAGGCCAGGGAAAAATCCGCATAGACCTTGGTTCCGTTGATTACCTGGACATGGCCGGTGCGACCTTTATCTCCCACTTAAGCCGGCTTTCGGGCAGCGTACCGGCAGAACAGCCCGACGTGATGACCGGGGTCAGAAAAGAGTTCGCACCTCTTCTGGATCTGGCCCAAAAATCAAAGGACCAGGCATTACCCCCGCCGCCAAAGGTATCCTACATTGAAAAAACCGGCCAAGATCTGGCAGCGTCCCTGGAAGACACCAAAACGTTCATCACCATGGTCGGAGAGATCACGGCCGCCCTGTTTTCGTGCCTGAAAAATCCGGGCCGCATCCGGTGGGCCGATACCTGGATGGTGGCGGAACGTTCCGGCGTCAACGCCCTGCCCATTGTGGGACTGATCTCATTCATCGTAGGGCTGGTCATGGCTTTCCAGGCCGCGATTCCCATGCGGATGTTCGGTATGGAAATATATGTGGCCAACCTCATCGGCATTGCCATGGTCAGGGAACTCGGACCGCTGATGACCGCCATTGTGCTGGCCGGCCGGTCCGCATCCGCCTTTGCCGCGGAAATCGGCACCATGAAAATCAACGAGGAAATTGATGCGCTGACGGTCATGGGCATGGAGCCGGTGCGGTTTCTCATCGTTCCCCGGGTTATTGCCGCCACCCTGATCACGCCGCTGCTCACGGTATTTTCAAATTTTGTGGGCATCCTTGGGGGCATGGTTGTTATACTTTCCTTTGGCTACCCGCCCATCACCTATTACAATCAGGTGGTGAAATTTGTCAGCTGGGAGGACCTTGCCGGCGGCCTTGTCAAATGCTTTGTATTCGGTCTTCTCATTGCGGCAACCGGCTGTATCCGGGGGTATCAGACCTTGAGAGGACCGTCTGCAGTTGGTGATGCCACCACTAAGGCCGTGGTCTCCTCCATCATTTTAATTGCCGTGTTTGACGGTGTTTTCAGCGTAATTTACTTTTATCTGGGCATATGA